In the genome of Streptomyces sp. SAI-127, the window AAGCCTCGATGAGGGCCGTAGCACCATTGTTGACCTGGTACAGGCCCCGCATGGACGGCAGATGCTTCACGTCCATGTCCCAGACCAGGTTCTCCACCCTGTGATCGAAGGAATAGAGGCTGATCCGTGTCTCGTGGCCGAGGCTGTCCGACTCCGCTTTCAGCCCCGCCACGAACTCGTCCACGACTCGAATGAGTTGACTCTGGTGCGGACGCATCGAACCCGAACAGTCCACTACCAGCGCGACGTGATTCACCTTGTGCTGGATCTTGTTTGCGGACACGTTTGTGCTCCCCCTCCGAGGCTCCCCGAATGATGTCTTCATTTTATGAGGAGGCACTGACAACGGCGTTGACGCGAACCAGCGCTTCGTGTCGTTCGAGGACAAGGCGTGCCGTGGCGGCCATGGCCTCGTCGACCATCTCGCCTCGGAACGCCACCGCGCCCGTCCCCTCCCGCTGTGCCGCCTCGACCGCCGCGATCAGCTCTGCGCAGCGGGTGAGTTCGTCGGGGCCGGGGGAGAACACCTCGTTGATCACGGGGACATGGGACGGGTGGATCGCCGTCATTCCCTCGTAGCCGAGGGAGCGGTTCTGTTCGGCGAAGGAGCGCAGCCCCGGCAGGTCGGTGACGCGCGTCCACAACCCGCTGACCGGGTGCGGCACTCCGGCTGCCCTGGCGTCCAGCAGGACGCGGGAACGCAGAGACAGCGTTTCGGTTCCCTCGGGGCTCCAGCGGTAGCCGACGGCGCGTTCCACGTCGCCTCCGGGGGCGGTGAGTGCGCCCAGGTAGGCGATGCGTGCGGCGGCTCGGGCGATGTCGTAGGCCTCGCGCAGGCCACGGGCCGTCTCCAGCAGGGGCAGCAGGGCGACCCGCCCCGGCGGCAGGCCCTGTTCCTGTTCGCACCAGCCCAGCAGCCGGT includes:
- a CDS encoding CoA ester lyase → MSSEASSERLAEADAAAVDRPPLRSLLFVPGNRTGWLPKARAAGADAAILDLEDAVPAPGKLVARAQVTDALAQAATEPAEQAGRMALFVRVNPLDGWAGAEELRAVVRPGLAGIVLPKVRSAQDVKLADRLLGWCEQEQGLPPGRVALLPLLETARGLREAYDIARAAARIAYLGALTAPGGDVERAVGYRWSPEGTETLSLRSRVLLDARAAGVPHPVSGLWTRVTDLPGLRSFAEQNRSLGYEGMTAIHPSHVPVINEVFSPGPDELTRCAELIAAVEAAQREGTGAVAFRGEMVDEAMAATARLVLERHEALVRVNAVVSASS